A section of the Longimicrobiales bacterium genome encodes:
- a CDS encoding M1 family metallopeptidase — protein sequence MFRLPRFTVIAALSTLFWTMAAIPASDVTVALESVTSAVRFDAYVKQPGIDAIHYTFGITLSDESDEIRAESVADLRFVQGGVTSLFLDLTSIMSEGTGMVVESVTMDGRPVAFVHEDDHLTLTLDVAPAVGERRRFTVRYSGIPGAGLWIGLNRHDERSFFSTNWPDEAREWLPVIDHPSDKATSEFIVVAPDHYQVVANGLLVEQNDRPDGTRRTHWKQSVPISTWLNALGVARFTSRTFATVDGGIELQTWVSHQEREEGIATFEIPVMQAYDFYTSHIGPYSYEKLANVEAAGMGGGMEHASVIFYGERSVSMEPATGLVAHEIAHQWWGNSVTESDWNDVWLSEGFATYFTLLTTEHYRGRDAFVAGLQRSRASVFEAEERRPDASVVHPDLGDMSGIFNGLQYGKGGWVLHVLRGQIGTELFWAGIREYYALYQNSTASTDDFQRVMEEVSGQELQWFFDQWLRREGSSPMVEGTWAYQGGQIVLELTQTQPGAPYRVGLDVGITADGDGSRVERVEMTEKSQRFEIAVGDAVTGVVLDPGTWMLAGLSLERR from the coding sequence ATGTTCCGTTTGCCCCGTTTCACCGTGATCGCAGCACTGTCGACCCTCTTTTGGACGATGGCTGCCATTCCGGCGAGCGACGTGACCGTCGCTCTAGAGTCAGTGACTTCTGCCGTTCGCTTCGATGCGTATGTGAAACAACCCGGCATCGACGCGATCCACTACACCTTTGGGATCACCCTGAGTGATGAGTCGGACGAGATCCGAGCAGAGTCCGTTGCTGATCTGCGCTTCGTTCAGGGCGGGGTCACCAGCCTGTTTCTCGACCTCACGTCAATCATGTCTGAGGGGACAGGGATGGTTGTGGAGTCCGTCACGATGGACGGGCGTCCCGTCGCGTTCGTCCACGAAGACGATCATCTCACACTGACTCTGGACGTTGCACCCGCGGTCGGTGAGCGCCGACGGTTCACGGTGCGTTACAGCGGCATTCCTGGGGCGGGACTGTGGATCGGCCTCAATCGGCATGACGAGCGGAGTTTCTTCAGCACGAACTGGCCCGACGAAGCCCGCGAGTGGTTGCCCGTGATCGACCATCCGTCCGACAAAGCGACGAGCGAGTTCATCGTCGTAGCGCCCGATCACTACCAGGTCGTGGCGAACGGACTGCTCGTCGAGCAGAACGACCGGCCGGACGGGACGCGAAGAACGCATTGGAAACAATCAGTACCGATCTCTACGTGGCTCAACGCACTGGGAGTGGCGCGCTTCACTTCGCGGACATTCGCCACAGTCGATGGCGGCATCGAGCTGCAGACCTGGGTGAGCCATCAAGAACGTGAGGAAGGCATCGCCACCTTCGAGATTCCCGTCATGCAGGCGTACGACTTCTACACCTCCCATATCGGACCGTATTCGTACGAGAAGTTGGCGAACGTCGAGGCTGCCGGGATGGGTGGAGGAATGGAGCACGCGAGCGTCATCTTCTACGGCGAAAGATCCGTCTCGATGGAGCCCGCGACAGGACTCGTGGCGCATGAAATCGCACACCAGTGGTGGGGAAATTCGGTCACGGAGAGCGATTGGAACGACGTGTGGCTCAGTGAGGGATTCGCCACCTACTTCACGCTCCTGACGACCGAACACTACCGTGGACGCGACGCTTTTGTGGCCGGCCTGCAACGCAGTCGCGCTTCGGTTTTCGAAGCAGAAGAGAGGCGTCCTGACGCTTCAGTCGTCCATCCGGACTTAGGTGACATGAGCGGCATCTTCAATGGTCTCCAGTACGGAAAGGGCGGGTGGGTCCTACACGTGCTTCGCGGCCAGATAGGGACCGAGTTGTTCTGGGCCGGCATTCGCGAATACTATGCGCTCTATCAGAACAGCACCGCTTCCACCGACGACTTTCAGCGAGTGATGGAGGAAGTGTCGGGCCAGGAACTACAGTGGTTCTTCGATCAGTGGCTGCGCAGGGAAGGGTCCTCGCCGATGGTCGAGGGAACGTGGGCGTACCAGGGCGGCCAGATCGTTTTGGAGCTGACTCAGACGCAACCGGGTGCCCCATACCGGGTAGGGCTCGACGTTGGGATCACAGCGGACGGGGACGGATCTCGGGTCGAAAGGGTCGAGATGACAGAGAAGTCCCAGCGGTTTGAGATCGCGGTTGGCGATGCGGTCACGGGTGTCGTGCTGGACCCTGGGACTTGGATGCTTGCTGGACTGTCGCTGGAGCGCCGCTGA
- a CDS encoding DUF5916 domain-containing protein gives MLKLLSLVALLSAPADSVIYSGRAGHLDVSPPRISSPSVSIDGRMDEAVWSDAAILTGFTQYEPVEGIEASENTEVRVFYTDEAIYFGIRAYDENPELILARLGERDRVVFNDDWVRLTLDTYNDQRQGYIFYVNPLGLQTDGLWVEGRSSGRGRSSAASSVDYNPDFLWESDGHVDAEGWTAEVRIPYVSLRFREVPEQTWGLQVAREVKRRSFKQSWAPLTKNATSTLAQSGRLVGLRDIHPRRLIEVNPVITGVREGTLATGSFQRADPEGDFGVNARVGITQNIVLDGTYNPDFSQVEADVNRLTVNERFTLFFAEKRAFFLEGADIFSTPQRLVHTRQIVDPIGGAKLTAKIGGVSMGYIGALDDSPTSISGGSGRAGFNIFRARRDVGTGSTVGMLYTDRVLTDGSGAFNRLVAADARFLIKGRYTLTTQFAGSFDRTATDLGHTGFKPLFTAAFAKSGRTFNWNMSLTDIHPDFRARSGFITRAGDTQVNAGATLTRFGRAGATLERKSLSITTTNYFDHDGFWSGDTPFEHEVRVTPSFAFKGGRSLTIVLRNGYFRFRPEAYRYYTVVDDGGAQAAFVTPEALQNLKGIAIMPRTRINNQLNMNGSFIAREIPIFSEASRGYELQFRPDVQWRPTIRLQVSLNHTFSRIWRTSEETEALTQSTSGLNGLGTSVQRTVTISNKELYSTVNVTNFRLQYQFNKSLMARGSVQYELDNREALQDPTTGQQLAYAGTPVAAREGGEFQGQFLLQYEPSPGTIVYFGYSRLMVGERSYQLSRLDPVEEGLFVKFSYLFRK, from the coding sequence ATGCTGAAGCTTCTGAGCCTCGTGGCTCTGCTCTCCGCACCAGCGGATTCCGTCATCTACAGCGGGCGTGCGGGCCATTTGGATGTGAGCCCGCCCCGGATTTCCAGCCCGTCCGTTAGCATCGACGGCCGAATGGATGAGGCTGTTTGGTCGGACGCAGCCATCCTGACCGGATTCACGCAGTACGAGCCCGTGGAAGGCATCGAGGCGTCGGAAAACACAGAGGTCAGGGTGTTCTATACCGACGAAGCGATCTACTTCGGCATCCGGGCGTACGATGAGAACCCCGAGCTGATCCTCGCACGTTTGGGAGAACGAGACCGAGTCGTGTTCAACGACGACTGGGTCCGCCTCACGCTCGATACGTATAACGACCAGCGTCAGGGCTACATCTTCTATGTAAACCCGTTGGGTCTCCAAACCGACGGCTTGTGGGTCGAAGGCCGCAGCAGTGGTCGAGGCCGCAGCAGCGCGGCCAGCTCAGTCGACTACAACCCTGATTTCCTCTGGGAATCCGATGGGCACGTGGACGCAGAAGGCTGGACGGCTGAGGTGCGCATCCCGTACGTCTCTCTCCGATTCCGTGAGGTTCCGGAACAGACGTGGGGGCTCCAGGTTGCCCGCGAAGTGAAGCGCCGGAGCTTCAAGCAGTCCTGGGCTCCCCTGACCAAGAACGCTACGAGCACGCTCGCTCAGAGTGGACGCCTCGTAGGCCTCCGGGACATCCACCCACGTCGGCTCATCGAAGTGAACCCGGTGATCACCGGAGTGCGAGAAGGCACTCTGGCCACCGGATCCTTCCAGCGCGCCGACCCGGAGGGCGACTTCGGCGTGAACGCCCGCGTCGGTATCACCCAGAACATCGTACTGGACGGCACATACAATCCAGATTTTTCACAGGTCGAGGCTGACGTCAATCGACTCACGGTGAACGAACGCTTCACCCTGTTTTTCGCGGAAAAGCGTGCGTTCTTCTTGGAAGGCGCGGACATCTTCAGCACACCCCAGCGACTCGTGCACACCCGGCAGATCGTGGATCCCATTGGCGGCGCGAAGCTCACCGCGAAAATCGGCGGCGTCAGCATGGGCTACATCGGAGCACTCGACGACAGTCCTACGTCGATCAGTGGCGGCAGCGGGCGGGCCGGCTTCAACATCTTCAGAGCACGACGCGATGTAGGCACGGGCTCAACAGTGGGCATGCTCTACACGGATCGCGTGCTGACCGACGGTTCCGGAGCGTTCAATCGACTGGTCGCTGCCGATGCTCGGTTCCTGATCAAGGGCCGCTACACGCTCACCACCCAGTTCGCGGGCAGCTTTGACCGCACCGCAACTGACCTAGGACATACCGGATTCAAGCCACTCTTCACGGCCGCGTTCGCAAAGAGTGGGCGCACGTTCAACTGGAACATGAGCCTGACGGACATTCACCCAGACTTTCGTGCTCGCAGCGGATTCATCACACGCGCCGGTGACACGCAGGTGAACGCCGGTGCGACGCTCACTCGATTCGGACGGGCGGGCGCCACGCTCGAGCGAAAATCTCTCTCGATCACTACGACGAACTACTTCGATCACGACGGCTTCTGGAGCGGAGACACTCCGTTTGAACACGAAGTCCGAGTGACGCCTTCGTTCGCCTTCAAGGGTGGCCGAAGCCTCACGATCGTCCTGCGGAACGGGTACTTCCGCTTCCGGCCAGAAGCCTACCGGTACTACACGGTGGTTGATGACGGGGGCGCCCAGGCAGCGTTCGTCACACCAGAGGCGCTCCAAAATCTGAAGGGCATCGCGATCATGCCGCGAACGCGCATCAACAATCAGTTGAATATGAACGGCTCGTTCATCGCCAGAGAGATTCCAATTTTCTCTGAAGCGTCACGCGGCTACGAGCTCCAATTCCGCCCTGACGTTCAATGGCGTCCGACGATACGCCTTCAGGTTTCACTGAATCACACGTTCTCCAGGATTTGGCGCACTTCAGAAGAGACAGAAGCCCTCACCCAGTCCACATCGGGCCTCAATGGCCTGGGTACCTCCGTGCAGCGCACGGTCACCATATCGAACAAGGAACTCTATTCGACGGTGAACGTGACGAACTTCCGACTCCAATATCAGTTCAACAAATCGCTGATGGCGCGTGGCAGCGTCCAATACGAGTTGGACAACCGTGAAGCCCTCCAAGACCCCACCACGGGCCAGCAACTCGCCTACGCGGGGACTCCGGTAGCGGCTAGAGAGGGTGGCGAGTTTCAGGGACAATTCCTGCTCCAGTACGAACCATCGCCGGGAACGATCGTCTACTTCGGATACAGTCGATTGATGGTCGGTGAGCGCAGCTACCAGCTCTCGCGGCTCGACCCGGTCGAAGAAGGCTTATTTGTGAAATTCAGCTACCTGTTCAGGAAGTAG
- a CDS encoding PhnA domain-containing protein, which translates to MWTPVPAVQVMAWRVLKRLPAESWAQDLLETLYLDEETRLWAEAMDQAPDDADHGGPALVHRDGNGTVLADGDAVTLIKDLKVKGAGFTAKRGTAVRNITLVRDNAGHIEGKVSGQQIVILTEFVKKSG; encoded by the coding sequence ATGTGGACCCCTGTTCCGGCGGTCCAAGTGATGGCATGGCGCGTCTTGAAACGACTGCCTGCTGAGAGCTGGGCGCAGGACCTCCTAGAGACGCTTTACCTGGACGAGGAAACCCGGCTCTGGGCCGAAGCGATGGATCAGGCACCCGACGACGCAGATCACGGTGGCCCCGCGCTCGTGCACCGGGACGGCAACGGAACGGTCTTGGCGGACGGGGATGCGGTGACCCTCATCAAGGACCTCAAGGTGAAGGGTGCGGGCTTCACCGCGAAACGAGGGACGGCTGTCCGTAACATCACCCTGGTTCGCGACAACGCGGGCCACATCGAGGGGAAGGTGAGCGGACAGCAGATCGTCATCCTCACCGAGTTCGTGAAGAAGTCGGGCTGA
- a CDS encoding acyl-CoA dehydrogenase, which produces MTGPRTAQNTTPSPTGIAADGATAWMASECDGVKGRISRLNTRLTDMSLPGHTTPQAEIQRGLIRDVFADVWDCQPLHGFMPEAMGGSTEEILATVETVAYHHLPMALSMAINGVLFLLPVGQYAESRVRDEVMSRFSGSDVVLGGMMMTEPHCGTDLFAAKTTAKRGATSTRIRGEKHWSGLTGHADYWMVFARDEEAGRRDRFAFHVASADDPGFKVSEYYEACGLCPIPYGRTQVDIELPNDARIGKGAAYSSVVAGILQRSRLISGGVAHGFARRVLTEARNYAESRTAFGEPLARLDQVAYRLERIQFTELMARAMLSYAANSVGTLHQPVPESRGCSRTIKALATGLMVDASDHLSMIQGAHGFRRTTMGLSALTDAHPFRIFEGPNDVLFDQGACDDLRRAKGQSLGEMLSGHQFTPSTSTLASLLDRGVEDLPQRDRVVLGRMIALADAMCWMSEAVCFSDEELELAARHAEADMARMAVTLEMTTA; this is translated from the coding sequence GTGACGGGGCCTCGCACTGCGCAAAACACGACCCCGAGTCCAACGGGGATAGCAGCAGATGGAGCGACTGCCTGGATGGCGTCGGAGTGTGACGGCGTCAAGGGCCGTATCTCTCGTCTGAACACCCGCCTGACGGATATGTCCCTCCCGGGTCACACCACGCCTCAGGCTGAGATCCAACGCGGGCTGATTCGAGACGTCTTTGCCGACGTATGGGATTGCCAGCCACTTCACGGCTTCATGCCGGAAGCGATGGGCGGCTCCACTGAAGAGATCTTGGCGACGGTTGAGACCGTGGCGTATCACCATCTCCCGATGGCCCTGTCCATGGCGATCAACGGGGTCCTCTTTCTTCTCCCCGTCGGCCAGTATGCCGAATCTAGGGTGCGTGATGAGGTGATGAGCCGTTTTTCCGGCTCGGATGTGGTGCTCGGTGGAATGATGATGACCGAGCCGCACTGTGGGACGGACCTCTTCGCAGCAAAGACTACCGCGAAGCGAGGGGCTACGAGCACTCGCATCCGTGGTGAGAAGCATTGGTCCGGACTTACGGGTCACGCAGACTATTGGATGGTCTTCGCGAGGGACGAGGAGGCTGGCCGGCGGGACCGGTTTGCCTTCCATGTCGCATCCGCGGACGATCCGGGCTTCAAAGTCTCCGAGTACTACGAGGCGTGCGGGCTCTGCCCGATTCCGTACGGCCGGACCCAGGTCGACATTGAACTGCCCAACGACGCCAGGATCGGGAAGGGGGCTGCATATTCGTCGGTTGTTGCCGGAATCCTGCAGCGGAGCCGACTGATCTCTGGAGGCGTGGCGCACGGATTCGCCCGGCGTGTGCTGACCGAGGCTCGCAACTATGCCGAGTCTAGGACGGCTTTCGGTGAGCCTTTGGCCCGCCTGGATCAGGTCGCGTACAGGCTGGAGCGCATTCAGTTCACGGAGCTTATGGCTCGGGCTATGCTCTCCTACGCCGCCAACTCAGTAGGCACGCTTCACCAGCCTGTGCCTGAGTCGCGCGGTTGTTCGCGGACCATCAAGGCTTTGGCGACCGGCCTCATGGTCGATGCGTCGGACCACCTCTCTATGATCCAGGGCGCGCACGGGTTCCGTCGGACAACGATGGGCTTAAGCGCTTTGACGGATGCGCACCCGTTCCGGATCTTCGAAGGGCCGAACGATGTCCTCTTCGACCAAGGCGCATGTGACGATCTGCGCCGCGCCAAGGGGCAGAGCCTGGGCGAGATGCTTAGTGGTCACCAGTTCACGCCGAGCACCAGTACACTCGCGAGTCTGCTCGACCGGGGGGTTGAAGATCTCCCCCAGCGCGACCGAGTCGTGCTCGGGCGAATGATTGCCCTGGCCGATGCGATGTGCTGGATGAGCGAGGCCGTGTGTTTCTCGGATGAAGAGCTGGAGTTGGCTGCGCGGCATGCGGAAGCAGATATGGCCCGGATGGCTGTGACGTTGGAGATGACGACGGCCTAA
- a CDS encoding D-aminoacylase — translation MFRPALASVLALVVFSACDDTTSYDVLITGGTVYDGSGSAPFVGDVAIDGDRVVAVGDLSGATAANVVDASGMAVSPGFVNMLSWATETLIVDGMSQGDIRQGVTLEVFGEGNSMGPMNDAMKAEFLDGFKDFVGGEDAAAALLGGSFEVPWTSLGEYMEFLETKGVSTNVASFLGATTARIHELGYANRPPDAEELDAMRALTHAAMQEGAVGIGSSLIYAPAFYAETDELVALSEVAGEYGGMYISHMRSEGNRILEAIEELITISREAGLPAEIYHLKQGGEGNWDKLDDVIDMVEAARAEGLRITADMYTYTAGSTGLDAAMPPWVQEGGYEAWAERLQDPAVRGRVMSEMVAQQDDWENLMQGATPEGTLLVGFRNPDLRGYMGRTLADVAAERGVSAQNAAMDLVVEDGSRVQVVYFLMSEENVKRQIALPWVAFDSDAGSMAPEPPFTDASTHPRAYGNFARLLGKYVREEGVIPLEEAVRRLTSFSTTNLGITDRGLLAEGYYADVVVFDPETITDHATFEEPHQYSTGVIHVFVNGGHVLSDGEHTGATPGRVVRGPGWTGGGDRPPEGSR, via the coding sequence ATGTTCAGACCGGCCCTTGCTTCTGTCTTAGCGCTTGTAGTTTTCTCCGCCTGCGACGACACGACCTCCTACGACGTGCTCATCACGGGCGGCACGGTGTACGACGGCTCCGGCTCCGCCCCCTTCGTGGGTGACGTTGCGATTGACGGCGATCGGGTCGTCGCGGTGGGCGATCTGTCGGGTGCCACTGCGGCCAACGTCGTCGATGCATCGGGAATGGCAGTCTCACCTGGCTTCGTGAACATGCTCTCGTGGGCCACCGAGACTCTCATCGTCGACGGGATGTCTCAGGGGGACATCCGGCAGGGTGTGACGCTGGAAGTCTTCGGCGAAGGCAATTCGATGGGGCCCATGAACGACGCCATGAAGGCCGAGTTCTTGGACGGCTTCAAGGACTTCGTGGGTGGTGAGGATGCGGCCGCCGCGCTCCTCGGTGGGAGCTTCGAAGTGCCGTGGACGTCGCTGGGTGAGTACATGGAGTTCCTTGAAACCAAGGGTGTCTCGACGAATGTGGCCTCGTTCCTAGGTGCGACCACCGCCAGGATTCACGAGCTCGGGTACGCAAACCGTCCACCTGATGCGGAGGAGTTGGACGCGATGCGTGCGCTCACTCATGCCGCCATGCAGGAAGGTGCCGTCGGCATCGGCTCATCGCTCATCTATGCTCCCGCGTTCTATGCGGAGACGGACGAGTTGGTAGCGCTCTCCGAAGTCGCGGGTGAATACGGCGGCATGTACATCTCGCATATGCGTTCCGAGGGGAACCGCATTCTCGAAGCGATCGAAGAGTTGATCACGATATCCCGCGAAGCTGGCCTCCCGGCTGAGATCTATCACCTGAAGCAGGGCGGTGAGGGGAATTGGGACAAACTCGACGATGTGATCGACATGGTCGAAGCGGCGAGGGCTGAAGGCCTGCGGATCACCGCCGACATGTATACCTACACTGCGGGCTCGACGGGCCTGGACGCAGCGATGCCGCCGTGGGTCCAGGAGGGCGGCTACGAGGCGTGGGCGGAGCGCCTGCAGGACCCAGCGGTTCGTGGGCGAGTCATGAGTGAGATGGTGGCGCAGCAGGATGATTGGGAGAACCTCATGCAGGGTGCCACGCCTGAAGGCACGCTCCTCGTCGGCTTCAGGAACCCCGATCTGCGCGGCTATATGGGGCGGACTCTGGCGGACGTTGCCGCCGAGCGGGGTGTGTCGGCCCAGAATGCCGCCATGGATCTCGTTGTCGAGGACGGTAGCCGGGTCCAAGTCGTCTACTTCTTGATGTCCGAAGAAAACGTGAAGCGGCAGATCGCTTTGCCGTGGGTTGCATTCGATTCGGATGCGGGCTCGATGGCGCCTGAGCCTCCGTTCACGGATGCGAGCACACACCCGCGGGCCTACGGCAACTTCGCTCGGCTGCTGGGCAAGTATGTTCGTGAGGAAGGGGTCATCCCCCTGGAAGAAGCGGTACGCCGCCTCACGTCTTTTTCAACGACCAACCTCGGCATCACGGACCGCGGCCTGCTCGCCGAGGGCTACTACGCCGACGTCGTCGTCTTTGACCCCGAGACGATCACTGACCACGCGACGTTCGAGGAACCGCACCAGTATTCGACGGGGGTGATCCACGTGTTCGTCAATGGTGGGCACGTACTGAGCGATGGTGAGCACACGGGTGCTACGCCCGGTCGTGTTGTGAGAGGGCCGGGGTGGACCGGAGGGGGCGATAGGCCACCTGAAGGGAGTCGGTGA